From the genome of Synergistetes bacterium HGW-Synergistetes-1, one region includes:
- a CDS encoding UDP-N-acetyl-D-glucosamine dehydrogenase: MDNIKVGVIGVGHLGMHHARVYTEILGAQLVGIVDINEERAHSVADPLGVISYSSIETFIKQTHPDALSIVVPTSHHFEVAKIAMENGIHVLIEKPVTSSVNEAEKLLNLAVKKDLILQVGHIERFNSAVQHVREFINDPYFIQTHRMGPFSPRISDVGVVLDLMIHDVDIILSLINSELVSISAIGRCIRTEHEDIASAQLTFANGAMAHILVSRVSEKRVRQMEITEAERYITVNYESQDISVQRCVRQSGGNLVEVMEHPVFPKTEPLKMELQHFVSCVREGRQPMVGIKDGKRALEVCVAVLRQIHEEKSEAGALLSAI, translated from the coding sequence ATGGACAACATAAAGGTCGGAGTTATCGGCGTTGGACATTTGGGCATGCATCATGCCAGAGTATATACAGAAATTCTTGGAGCCCAGCTTGTAGGGATAGTTGACATAAACGAAGAAAGGGCCCATTCAGTAGCTGACCCGCTCGGAGTTATTTCATACAGCAGCATAGAAACATTTATCAAACAGACCCATCCTGACGCTCTCAGCATAGTTGTTCCTACCAGCCACCACTTCGAAGTAGCAAAGATCGCGATGGAAAACGGTATACATGTTCTCATTGAAAAACCTGTCACTTCAAGCGTTAATGAGGCAGAAAAGCTGCTTAACCTGGCGGTAAAAAAGGACCTTATACTACAGGTGGGGCACATCGAAAGATTCAACAGCGCGGTTCAGCATGTCAGGGAATTCATTAACGACCCCTATTTCATCCAGACCCACAGGATGGGGCCGTTCTCACCAAGGATCAGCGATGTTGGTGTTGTGCTTGACCTTATGATACACGACGTTGATATCATTCTCTCCCTGATCAATTCTGAACTTGTCTCCATATCTGCTATCGGAAGATGCATCAGGACGGAACATGAGGATATCGCCTCGGCACAGCTTACTTTTGCAAACGGAGCCATGGCTCACATACTAGTCAGCCGCGTATCGGAAAAGAGGGTACGCCAGATGGAGATAACAGAGGCAGAGAGGTACATCACTGTAAATTATGAATCACAGGATATTTCTGTACAGCGCTGCGTGAGGCAGAGCGGCGGAAATCTTGTTGAGGTCATGGAACACCCTGTTTTCCCGAAAACAGAACCGCTCAAGATGGAACTGCAGCATTTCGTATCATGTGTCAGGGAAGGGCGCCAGCCCATGGTAGGCATCAAAGACGGCAAAAGGGCGCTCGAAGTATGTGTTGCGGTACTCAGGCAGATACATGAAGAAAAATCTGAAGCCGGCGCGCTGCTTTCAGCAATATAG
- a CDS encoding flagellar biosynthesis protein FliR: MDFIKNIPPVNLQALVALALFGASLLVARMVVNIQSGKWPGGPMFVLYLRVLLGFLFAGSIGLGFYCFAGINILFK, translated from the coding sequence ATGGATTTTATCAAAAATATTCCACCTGTAAACCTCCAGGCACTGGTGGCTCTTGCTCTTTTTGGAGCATCCCTCCTTGTGGCCCGAATGGTCGTAAATATCCAGTCGGGGAAGTGGCCGGGAGGCCCTATGTTTGTATTGTACCTCAGGGTACTTCTGGGATTTCTTTTTGCAGGATCAATAGGCCTTGGTTTTTACTGTTTTGCAGGAATAAACATTCTTTTTAAATAA